The Plasmodium gaboni strain SY75 chromosome 9, whole genome shotgun sequence DNA segment AGTTGTAGACGTTTTTGctttatttgaaaaatatagtgatataaagaatatgccttctatatatttatcaaatTGGACTAGGAAAACATGTAATGATATAcagttatatataaaatatggGAAACCAAATgatataatgaaatatcCATCAAAACTGTTATCATGTGATGACACATTTGATAGTTTAACATATCAAAGTAGggatgataaaaataataataacattagcaacaataatagtaataataataataataataataatatcattcatgataattattattatggTGATGATACCATTGTTGCTAGATGCTTACCCTATTGTATTAATGATAAAGAAGTGTTAGgttcatatatttatatgtcCAAATCACCCATTTGCAAATCGGCTATACATTCGGGTATTATAACAATTAATGGAGGATTGGTAGAAATACGAAAGctaaaaaatattaccCAAAATTTCAACAGCACTATAGAAATTACCAGAAATGGTGTTAAAGCAATAATAGGCACAAATAAAAACGGAGATTCTTACTATATTACTAAACCCAGTGGTAGACTTTGTAATTTTCCTAGGACATCTtacaatataaatgaatCAATAAATTTAGAAAGCGACATACAACATAAGAATGATGAAgataaaacaaataataataataataataataataataacaacaataataataatagtaataatagtaataatcTTACACATAATAAccataatataatttttccTTCATTCATTCAGCTGTATTCCAAAGTAAATGAAACACTCCCAGTAGTTTTAGTACATGAGAAACATGCTGTTCTACCTAATCAGctatataaaatacaaaatgTATACAATCAAAATAGTTATAAGaaagatttttttttttcgcAAAAAAATGATACAGTCAATGAAAATATAAGGAAGAATCCATCTTCTACACCTTTAGAAgatgaacaaaaaaaagaaaataataaaataaatcaaGAATTTACTACgtttgaaaaaaattataaaatggAAATTCCACATTATCAAACATTAATTaagaaaaatgaaaatattcTTTCGAACTTgtttatgaaaaaaaacagtataaaaaatatggaatCACAAATAACAGATATAAGAAAAAACCAAAAAGACTCTTACGATATTTTTGTTAAAACTCAACAAACAATTGTAACATCTCTTATTAAACAATTTGATATAATAACGaagaaaaaggaaaatcatataaatagaCTAGAAAAGGCATTTTCTAATATTAAGACAACAACAGTAAAGACATTCAAAGAACAATATGAATCCacaaatattaatgataattatataataatagatagtattcaaaataatagTATCAATGGATCATCAAATTGGaaaattgaaaaatataaaaatggaaaTTTCTTTTCATCTATTACAGAAAACTCATTTATAAAATCAGATGATGACATATACGGATCATATATACTTTATCGATATAccaaattatataaaggATTTATATCATTAGATATAAAATTACCATATGAAGGAAATTTTGGAATAatctttaaatataaagatgataaaaattatcataactttataattaataggaatgaattttattttttggAAGTAATAAATGGAACATTAGGAAacaaaattaattataCTAAAActgaaaataatatatataaatttgGAATGTGGATACAAATCCATCTAGATTTTggtaataaatatgtacgtacatttataaataaaaaatttgtaTGTGGATATGAAACCAGAAATGATACATATGGATTCCTAGGATTTGGAGTTAATCATtgtaaagaaaaaatatttatagatAAAATAGTTATAGGTTCTTTAGATCAAACTAAATATTACTCAGACAATGGGCGAAAAAGGAATAAcattgaaaatatatttcctcctaatatttatttaaataaaaatatgcaaatattacaaaatgggaaaaaaaaaaaaaattttacttttaacaagtataataaaaaagatacAATAAATACaggaaataataattctatTGGATGTATATCTTTTgaagaaaattttaataCCCCTTTAGATAACAACTGGATAGTACCTGACAATAATACATGGcatataaaaagaaaagaaacaaatatatacttaccatccatattaaaaaatttaaaaatattatatgaaaatcAAGATAATTCTGAAactaataatatatctaataatgaagaaaattatttatattcaataaaaaaaacaaatgaaGCAACAAATATACTCATACCATCtattcttcttttaaataaacAACATTTATGTACACATATGAAATCATATACATTTCAAACTAATATAAActtaaataaaatatccAAAGCTGGAATCATTTTCAGAGTTCATTCTAATGATGATTTCTTATCAGTCATATTAGATATTTCAGAAAAACatggaaaaatatatcttatGAAAATAACCAAAGGAATACCATTCCAGTTATTAACACAAACACATATATCAATTCAAGATAACACATGGTATAATTTAAAACTTTCTTATAATGGCTCAAATATAAAACTTATCttaaatgatgaaataatttttaattcaaaaataaaGCAAAATATGCATAAACAATTGGGTACCCTTGGtcttatattattatctgGTCAATGTAAGTACAAAAATGTTGTATTTACACCAAGCACaagttaaaaaaaaaaaaaaagaaatgaaatAGAAATAGAAATAGAAATAGGCACCAccattttaatattttatcaaaCGTTCATGTCGAatgttttaataataaataaataaatatatatatatattataagtTCTTTCTCAACATTTGTATACCTTATTAggtataatattatatatatgatatatttttattattattatatattttttttctttttattcaaattgtttttaataattaaagtaacataattttatatatattttcatgTTTTACTTTTTGGATTCTTAATATAgaaaacataataaatttcaaatatttataaaatatattcttttaaatcTAATTTATGTGTGAACTTAAAAAAGGCAGCACCATTTAAATGGTCACACATGAAGGAAAAGCATaatacattaaaaaaaaagaaataatatattatattcaaagataatatttattgatacacaaatattcttcattgaaagtattatatatatatatatatatatatattgtatatacatttatttatttgtaatttatatattattttttttttttttttttcaaatttttataaataaaaaaagttaaaaattttaatgatatataattaaattatatttacatttttttttttaatattttattttaaaagttgattaaataaaaatatttatatatatattatatataataatatatatggtGAAAAATAAAGGCTTAAATAGGAATACCCCTTATATAACCATTGAGGCGTAATTAAGGTTaaggtatatatatatatatatatataattaatattatatattattatatatatataatattaatacatataaaattattatgactcatattaatatttttatttatacatgaataaaaatatttatccctttataaaatattacttaaaagttaatatataaaaaagaaaaaagcCTAATAGTACAATAagtataattatatattcttcatataagaaaataaacataggttaaaatatttattattattacattattattattatatatatttatatacatatatatatatatatatatatatatatatatatatatatatagcAAAAGAACctcaaaaaaatatttatataatatatataataccatataattttttttttctttatttcttatataaatattataagtattatatacatatttatatataatatatttatgtatatgaaatgataaatataaatatctataaatatatatattattatattaatattcacgtaataaatatataagcagaaatattaaaaagttaaatttattttttttatataaattcatatttccttcacatattatttatatgttacagtttttatatatttattaatttttttttttgcctattttatagaaaataattaaaatcttaatttttttgaaaaaaattaaggaatgttactttttatattcatttatataaataaataaaataataaatatagttattatttatttatattatattatttatatgtcaaaataatatatattcttatatataaaaaagagaaaaaaaaaaaaaaacaaacaagtaaatatattttcatatatattatttaataaaaatataaattaaataaaaaagagtaataaaaaaatggCAGTAAAAAAAGTTGGAAAAATTGTAAAAAAGAGGACCAAGAAATTTACTCGATTTCAGTCAAATAGATTTATGCGTGT contains these protein-coding regions:
- a CDS encoding LCCL domain-containing protein, with protein sequence MSNFFLSIIYILFIPYFCRASFKKYLSNKKIFLKYNGTYCLYPENVIENDIIEIATDECDKVAHEYENKIVWFSFDNGRLRSDNGMCLKTYKNILVISTCSPNKNEKSEMWKIDEEKHLKNENNNCAQIAGNKLFSFTCNNLSTKEFEQSIFSSDELYLMKTRYSQQKLKNIKTKDIEKFHSNFNTLSNSYKEVDTKIVHILNRDKQMKKEKEKILHLIDDMKLLVHTSSSLNEYGTGAIMKIYDNMDIEKKKYLLTVPLEKLEINEEKLDQIGIEQGKIKIIIQSFLNVPQNNTYTFNIKNIIGNIYIKLNNEEIISNRNIQMNNRNNNSAVVKLRKNKLIPIYIEISSKGNEKTSFSLYWSNNNMPEQIINSLYLYSTIYEKVCYTPLEKKIDFTLTFENITKTNREYQFLCPLKNFNNDQNVSILKKEKRPNPCYDLKSSICASAIDSYFLPNESEGIVKAVRQRIQNEKGIYEECGIILPTNTTEHIFKGITDIKLIDMDDFFINYEKNKELYKGYKGIVTDDKHSLLYKTDLSKSFISDIDINCTNNFNKKNNYEYISGSFIIQRIKSSDLLKQNTSIVVDVFALFEKYSDIKNMPSIYLSNWTRKTCNDIQLYIKYGKPNDIMKYPSKLLSCDDTFDSLTYQSRDDKNNNNISNNNSNNNNNNNNIIHDNYYYGDDTIVARCLPYCINDKEVLGSYIYMSKSPICKSAIHSGIITINGGLVEIRKLKNITQNFNSTIEITRNGVKAIIGTNKNGDSYYITKPSGRLCNFPRTSYNINESINLESDIQHKNDEDKTNNNNNNNNNNNNNNNSNNSNNLTHNNHNIIFPSFIQLYSKVNETLPVVLVHEKHAVLPNQLYKIQNVYNQNSYKKDFFFSQKNDTVNENIRKNPSSTPLEDEQKKENNKINQEFTTFEKNYKMEIPHYQTLIKKNENILSNLFMKKNSIKNMESQITDIRKNQKDSYDIFVKTQQTIVTSLIKQFDIITKKKENHINRLEKAFSNIKTTTVKTFKEQYESTNINDNYIIIDSIQNNSINGSSNWKIEKYKNGNFFSSITENSFIKSDDDIYGSYILYRYTKLYKGFISLDIKLPYEGNFGIIFKYKDDKNYHNFIINRNEFYFLEVINGTLGNKINYTKTENNIYKFGMWIQIHLDFGNKYVRTFINKKFVCGYETRNDTYGFLGFGVNHCKEKIFIDKIVIGSLDQTKYYSDNGRKRNNIENIFPPNIYLNKNMQILQNGKKKKNFTFNKYNKKDTINTGNNNSIGCISFEENFNTPLDNNWIVPDNNTWHIKRKETNIYLPSILKNLKILYENQDNSETNNISNNEENYLYSIKKTNEATNILIPSILLLNKQHLCTHMKSYTFQTNINLNKISKAGIIFRVHSNDDFLSVILDISEKHGKIYLMKITKGIPFQLLTQTHISIQDNTWYNLKLSYNGSNIKLILNDEIIFNSKIKQNMHKQLGTLGLILLSGQCKYKNVVFTPSTS